The Dioscorea cayenensis subsp. rotundata cultivar TDr96_F1 unplaced genomic scaffold, TDr96_F1_v2_PseudoChromosome.rev07_lg8_w22 25.fasta BLBR01001887.1, whole genome shotgun sequence genome segment CCTCAACATGCCGAGACTAGCCTTCTAATTTCAAAACAAAGTAAAGCTCATGAAAGGTTGTTAGGAAGAAATCTGTTGATCACTGAAGTGGTGTTATACCAACAACACCTGCACAAGCAGAATAGGGAAAATCAGAAGACAATAAGTGAAATTTTTTGTTTCcgtagtaaataaataatatgaagcaTTATGGTGCTATAGTATAGGAGTATTACAGTTGGTTATAATACATGATGCATTTCACAATCTAAATAATACAGTTTGATCATACTCCTTGGACTAAACCATTCAAGGAAGACCAAAGCCAAAGGCAGATATCTGCCCATAAAAATGTCATGCTGAGGAATTCATAGTGTTCTTATgaataaatactataaaatcATAAAGCAGAAGTATTTAGAATGGTCAAGCAGCTAGAATAGTTCAAGCTAAACCAGAGCCCAAGAGAAACCACTTTATGAAGTTTTCACACTGATCCCCTTCAAAATGTATTCCCactgacaaaaaaaataataaataataatttactataaaAATCTAGAAAGGCATCATACATCTTTGTTAGAGGTGAAGAATATATCATGCACTGACGCATTGGCAAGCTATTATCACAATCATACAAATCATTTCACTAATATGGCTGAACTACAGGttgcaataacaataacaaaggACTGCAAATTGAACCGAGCATATCCACATATTGACCATAAGCATGGTTTTGACTAAAAGCATATTGGTAAAAGCAAATGGTAGCAGAATCCTAATAATGGAACCTTGGGCAAGAACATGTGCATTTGCCAAGAAACTAGTGGGCCAATTTGAGTGACAAAGACTTAAACATGGGAGAATTCTTGTGTCTGGAATGTATAAGATTATTGTTGCAATTTATGTTGATCAACCCCAGTGCTCACAACACAAATTATAAAGCGGTACTAAAGCCAGCAATGGCTACGCTACTATTGCCCAGCCATatcaaaaaataacaaatcaaatgaATAAGCACTAAGTTTCAGggacaaaatataaaatgccaACTTATGTTGTCAAAACCTTAGAAAATTATCAGGCATTTCCAGAAAAAagcaatatgaaatatttacaCCGAGaaaatgttttatattaatGCAACTAAAATCCAGAAATAAAACAATAGTGGAAATACATAAAAGTGCAGCAATATAGCATACCACAGGCCAACCTTCCTCCAGCATTTCCAGTTGTAAGGCTAAGTTCATGACCACCTACAGGAAAAGATGAGATACAAATCACCTCAACAGGCACGAAAGGGTAGTCACACAGACACGTATTTATATAGAACAACAAGATGCAAGTCACTCTCAGCGCACATGCGCGCACACCGGACACACACATGTATTAAGATGGATAAATCtatgctaaaaaataaaacataagatgaaATACGTAGATTTATATCAGTGAGCTGCATGTTTTACCTTTCCCAAGATCATCTTCAAGTTCATGAACCACAAGTGCTCGCCCAATGACTGCATTAGGGCCGCTTAGTGGAATCTGTACATGTGATTAAAAGTATAGCATGACATAGAACATTAGGTGCTAGAAACAATATGAACTTGAAAATAAGCACAGAAATATTgattaaatacataaaatcaattttcaCATTCCCAAcaccaatttataaaataggCAAAAGGtgcaattaaaatttatgttttaccTGATTATCGACAATTGTTGCCTCAGCCACACCTGTATTATTGAAGAGTGAGGAAAGAAGCAAAGATTCATAAGTTATCATTACACTTTCAAAGCATATCAAATGTCATTCCAGATCATACCATCAGAGTTGGCAACTATGTTTCCCAGGTCACCCGCATGACGGATTTTATCCTCTGGAGCACCATGTGTCAAATTATTTGGGTTGAAGTGTGCCCCTATGAAAACAAAAGCACTGTTTATTCATTATTAGAAAACAAatgatacatacatacatatatgtatatatgtttatattacaTCTATTACAAGGGAGAATCTTGTATTGATCCCTAGCATAAAGGTTCCAGAGACAAGATCTTAAACAGATATAGCATACGCTCAGATATTAACTTCCAAAAAATTCTCACaaaatagttttgattgattttcagTGGATAAATTGTGGTTTGAGCATCATGATAAGATAAATGATAAATCTGGCAAAATCAATCTGACTGACCTGTTGATATGCAGCCATTGGTAGTGTCACCAAACTCATGCTG includes the following:
- the LOC120257121 gene encoding superoxide dismutase [Cu-Zn], chloroplastic — its product is MATALSTSIAHPPSPAHLPFRSSLLAGQPLRLSLRSPSSATASRSLTIVAASKKAVAVLKGNSDVEGVVTLVQDDDGPTTVKVRVTGLTPGLHGFHLHEFGDTTNGCISTGAHFNPNNLTHGAPEDKIRHAGDLGNIVANSDGVAEATIVDNQIPLSGPNAVIGRALVVHELEDDLGKGGHELSLTTGNAGGRLACGVVGITPLQ